From Campylobacter pinnipediorum subsp. caledonicus:
TTATACAATGCTTCTATTTCATTAACCAACATAACAATATCAAATGAATCTATATGTCCATCTGTTATTAGATTTTTCATATTTTCATTAATATCACTTCTGTCTATCTTAACAAAAAGGTTTTTTATTTTTTCCATGATCAACCTTTATATAATTTTACTATTGTAATAATATTATTTAAAAGCTTATAAATATATATTTATTCTTATTTTTTAATTATTTGATATAAATTTTTTGCTTTATTGTTTATTATATCATTTTCTATAATATCAAAAGCCATAGCTAAATTTACTGTCCTAATTTTTATTCCATAAAAGTAATCTATGCACATAGCTTTATTCTGAATAAAAATATTTTCTAAAGGTTCAATGTTATTAATCACTCCAAGTTCAAGGTTTCTAACATACATATCATATTGTCTTATTTCTGTTTTATTTTCTATGTCAGTATATAAAGCAGTAAAGGTTTTATTAAATCTATAACTTACGTTATTAATTGTTTCTACATAGTGTGAAAAAGTAAAAGAATCTTTCAAAGACATATCTATAATAATTTGTTTTCCGTTTTTCTTGTGTAAAAAACCAAATGGAGAATCACACGAAAAAGAACCCTTATTATTAAGATTTGATAAATAATATGCATATTTTCCATAAACAGCAAATGAATAAATTGGATGCTGTGTTCTTAAAAAATCTTCTCTTTCTAAAGCTATTTTTCCAAGTATGCCCGTTTGACATTTTGATCTTTTTATATCAAACGCAAGCCCTTTACAAAAATCCCAATTAAAGGCATGTATTAATAATGTTCCATCTTTACCTATTTTTTTGATTATGATATCTATTATTTGATTTATAATTTTTATTATTATTTTTTTATTATTATTTTTTTGAATAATTTTTAATAACAAAGATGTTAAATCTCCAGTTAACAATATAATATCACCTTTGTTTATTTTAAGCGAATCTACAAAATATGACACAATCATAGTATTTCCATAAATTTTTTGTTAAAATAATACTATTTTTTTCTTCAAATAATTTAAACTATGATTTAATGTTTATTTATAACTTATTATTTTAAATAGTTAGCAAGTTAACCCTTGCAAAATTTTAAAAACCATTTAAATATTTTTGCGATACAATAAATGATTGCATGCAACATAAAAGACAAGGAAGTATATAAAAATGAATTTAAATAATAAAATGGAACTTATTGCTGAATTGTTAGATTTAAAAACTAGCGATTTTAAATCAGAAACTATTCTAAGCGAACTAGACGAATGGGACTCTATGGCAGCTATATCTTATGTTGTTATGATGGATGAAAAATTTGGAAAAATTATAGATACGAAAGATGTTAAAAATTTCAAAACAATACAAGACATATTAGACAGCATGGAATAGCAATTTTATGCAAACGATTTTTTACGGCAAAAAAATATCAGGCATATTAACTCTTTTGCCAGAAACAGAGTATAGTTTTGAAAAAGATATGGAATTTAATTCGCTATCGCAAAAACAAAACATAAAGCTACAAAAAACTATGGGATATAATAAACATAGGATTTTTAAAGATAACTCATATGTATCAAAAATAGCTGGATTTGGTCTTAACTATATGTTTAAAAAAAACATGCTAAGAAAAGAAGATATATCAGCTATCGTGCTTTCAACTACTACACCAGATTTTTTAATACCACCAACTTCTAATCTTATTATGAACGAAGCAAACTTAGACAATAGTGTATTTTGCATGGACATCAAACAGCAGTGTGCTGGTTTTACAAACGGTCTTTTGCAAGCTTTTATGCTTTTAAATAATATTATAGATGCAAAAAAAAGTAATATTAATAACAGGAGATGTATTATACAAAAAACCAGACAGAAGTAATACATCTAGCTATCCTATGACAGGTGATGCGATATGCATAACAGTGCTTGAAAACACAAGCGAAAAAGAACCTATTTACTTTCATTCCGTAGTAGATGCAAAACTTTATGATGCATTGGTTTTTCCATCTCTTGGTTTTAGAGATTTAACCAACGATGAAAAAG
This genomic window contains:
- a CDS encoding acyl carrier protein, which encodes MEKIKNLFVKIDRSDINENMKNLITDGHIDSFDIVMLVNEIEALYKKPLSANFIDESNFESFESIQNMLKIAYGA
- a CDS encoding AAC(3) family N-acetyltransferase, which produces MIVSYFVDSLKINKGDIILLTGDLTSLLLKIIQKNNNKKIIIKIINQIIDIIIKKIGKDGTLLIHAFNWDFCKGLAFDIKRSKCQTGILGKIALEREDFLRTQHPIYSFAVYGKYAYYLSNLNNKGSFSCDSPFGFLHKKNGKQIIIDMSLKDSFTFSHYVETINNVSYRFNKTFTALYTDIENKTEIRQYDMYVRNLELGVINNIEPLENIFIQNKAMCIDYFYGIKIRTVNLAMAFDIIENDIINNKAKNLYQIIKK
- a CDS encoding acyl carrier protein: MNLNNKMELIAELLDLKTSDFKSETILSELDEWDSMAAISYVVMMDEKFGKIIDTKDVKNFKTIQDILDSME